A genomic window from Tenebrio molitor chromosome X, icTenMoli1.1, whole genome shotgun sequence includes:
- the LOC138139895 gene encoding small glutamine-rich tetratricopeptide repeat-containing protein alpha-like isoform X2 encodes MENPSLQKKTLIFNVLDFLTQEVGTSNLSEERKESIEVAIQCLETAYEITSEDRQSLSKVDLLSYIRVTEQGVSDDQLRAGEHHKNLGNAAMKNAEYEEAVAHYTKAIEANPKNAVYFCNRAAAYSRLDNNEQAIKDCKQALILDPCYGKAYGRLGIAYSNLNQWAEAVKAYENSLKYDPHNASYHTNLKLARERLIDSMESAAPPQHRPIDITQFINNESFLSMAREMMANPDFQNMGQSLASQMQNQDPQFVENLRRQFDPQNTGGSSQNKREPGDDGSSGDAQ; translated from the exons ATGGAAAATCCAAGTCTTCAGAAGAAGACTTTGATTTTTAACGTCCTTGACTTTTTAACACAAGAAGTCGGGACGTCAAATCTTTCGGAAGAGCGCAAAGAATCGATCGAGGTAGCGATTCAGTGCTTAGAAACAGCTTACGAGATCACTAGTGAGGATCGGCAAAGTCTAAGCAAGGTCGATTTATTGAGCTATATTCGCGTAACGGAACAG GGCGTCTCAGACGACCAGTTACGAGCCGGAGAGCACCATAAGAACTTAGGTAACGCAGCAATGAAGAACGCGGAATACGAAGAAGCAGTGGCCCATTACACCAA GGCTATCGAAGCTAACCCAAAAAATgctgtatatttttgtaaCCGAGCCGCGGCGTATAGCCGACTTGACAACAACGAGCAAGCGATTAAAGACTGCAAGCAGGCGTTAATTCTAGATCCATGCTACGGTAAAGCATATGGGAGGTTAGGCATCGCCTACTCTAACCTCAATCAATGGGCTGAGGCAGTCAAGGCATACGAAAATTCCCTCAAGTATGATCCACACAATGCTAGCTATCACACCAACCTCAAATTAGCTAGAGAACGCCTTATTGATTCAATGG AAAGCGCAGCACCTCCACAACATCGACCGATCGACATAACGCAGTTCATCAATAACGAATCGTTTTTATCCATGGCTAGGGAAATGATGGCGAACCCGGATTTCCAAAATAT gGGGCAGAGTTTGGCCAGCCAGATGCAGAATCAAGATCCACAATTCGTAGAAAATCTAAGGAGGCAGTTCGATCCGCAAAACACTGGAGGATCAAGTCAGAACAAGCGTGAACCTGGTGACGACGGCTCCAGCGGGGACGCACAATAA
- the LOC138139895 gene encoding small glutamine-rich tetratricopeptide repeat-containing protein alpha-like isoform X1, with protein MENPSLQKKTLIFNVLDFLTQEVGTSNLSEERKESIEVAIQCLETAYEITSEDRQSLSKVDLLSYIRVTEQGVSDDQLRAGEHHKNLGNAAMKNAEYEEAVAHYTKAIEANPKNAVYFCNRAAAYSRLDNNEQAIKDCKQALILDPCYGKAYGRLGIAYSNLNQWAEAVKAYENSLKYDPHNASYHTNLKLARERLIDSMESAAPPQHRPIDITQFINNESFLSMAREMMANPDFQNIMSSIMAMSQSGDTNFEALFQAFQAGQSLASQMQNQDPQFVENLRRQFDPQNTGGSSQNKREPGDDGSSGDAQ; from the exons ATGGAAAATCCAAGTCTTCAGAAGAAGACTTTGATTTTTAACGTCCTTGACTTTTTAACACAAGAAGTCGGGACGTCAAATCTTTCGGAAGAGCGCAAAGAATCGATCGAGGTAGCGATTCAGTGCTTAGAAACAGCTTACGAGATCACTAGTGAGGATCGGCAAAGTCTAAGCAAGGTCGATTTATTGAGCTATATTCGCGTAACGGAACAG GGCGTCTCAGACGACCAGTTACGAGCCGGAGAGCACCATAAGAACTTAGGTAACGCAGCAATGAAGAACGCGGAATACGAAGAAGCAGTGGCCCATTACACCAA GGCTATCGAAGCTAACCCAAAAAATgctgtatatttttgtaaCCGAGCCGCGGCGTATAGCCGACTTGACAACAACGAGCAAGCGATTAAAGACTGCAAGCAGGCGTTAATTCTAGATCCATGCTACGGTAAAGCATATGGGAGGTTAGGCATCGCCTACTCTAACCTCAATCAATGGGCTGAGGCAGTCAAGGCATACGAAAATTCCCTCAAGTATGATCCACACAATGCTAGCTATCACACCAACCTCAAATTAGCTAGAGAACGCCTTATTGATTCAATGG AAAGCGCAGCACCTCCACAACATCGACCGATCGACATAACGCAGTTCATCAATAACGAATCGTTTTTATCCATGGCTAGGGAAATGATGGCGAACCCGGATTTCCAAAATAT AATGTCGAGCATTATGGCAATGAGTCAGTCAGGCGACACAAATTTTGAGGCTCTTTTTCAAGCATTTCAAGC gGGGCAGAGTTTGGCCAGCCAGATGCAGAATCAAGATCCACAATTCGTAGAAAATCTAAGGAGGCAGTTCGATCCGCAAAACACTGGAGGATCAAGTCAGAACAAGCGTGAACCTGGTGACGACGGCTCCAGCGGGGACGCACAATAA